A genomic window from Macaca mulatta isolate MMU2019108-1 chromosome 19, T2T-MMU8v2.0, whole genome shotgun sequence includes:
- the NLRP7 gene encoding NACHT, LRR and PYD domains-containing protein 7 isoform 1 (isoform 1 is encoded by transcript variant 1; The RefSeq protein has 16 substitutions, 2 frameshifts compared to this genomic sequence) encodes MTSPQLEWTLQTLLEQLNEDELKSFKSLLRALPLEDVLQKAPWSEVEEADGKKLAEILIHTSSENWIRSATVTVLEEMNLTELCKMAKSEMLEAGQVQEIDNPQLGDAEEDSELAKPGEKEGRRNSVQKQSLVWKNTFWQGDIDSFHDDVIQRNQRFIPFLNPRTPRKLTPYTVVLHGPAGVGKTTLAKKCMLDWTDCNLSPTVRYAFYLSCKELSRMGPCSFAELISKDWPELQDDIPHILAQAQRILFVVDGLDELKVPPGALIQDICGDWEQQKPVPVLLGSLLKRKMLPKATLLVTTRPRALRDLQLLVQQPIYIRVEGFLEEDRRAYFLRHFGDEDQAMRAFELMRSNAALFQLGSAPAVCWIVCTTLKLQMEKGEDPAPTCLTSTGLFLRFLCSQFPQGAQLRGALRALSLLAAQGLWAQMSVLHGEDLESAGVQESDLRPFLDRDILRQDGVAKGCYSFIHLSFQQFLTALFYALEKEEEEDRDGHAWDIGDVQKLLSEEERLKNPDLIQVGHFLFGLANEKRVKELEATFGCQMSPEIKQELLRCKASLHANKPLSMTDLKEVLCCLYESQEEELAKVVVAPLKKISINLTNTSEMMHCSFSLKHCRDLEKVSLQIAKGVFLENYVDFEPDIEFESSNSNLKFLEVKQSFLSDSSVRILCDHITRSTCHLQKVEIKNVTPDTAYRDFCLAFIGKRTLTHLTLEGHIEWERTMLLLLCDLLRNHKCNLQYLRLGGHCATSEQWVDFFYVLKANQSLRHLHLSASVLLDEGAKLLYKTMTHPKHFLQMLSLENCHLTEANCKDLAAVLVVSRELTHLCLAKNSLKDTGVKFLCEGLSYPECKLQALVLQQCSITKRGCRYLSEALQEACSLTNLDLSLNQIARGLWILCQALENPNCNLKHLRLWSCSLMPFYCQHLGSALISNQKLETLDLGQNHLWKSGIIQLFRVLRQRTGSLKTLRLKTYETNLEIKKLLEEVKEKNPKLTIDCNASGATAPACCDFFC; translated from the exons AGGCCGGACAGGTGCAAGAAATAGATAACCCTCAGCTGGGAGATGCAGAAGAAGACTCAGAGTTAGAAAAGCCAG GTGAAAAGGAGGGACGGAGAAATTCAGTGCAGAAACAATCTTTGGTCTGGAAGAACACCTTTTGGCAAGGAGACATTGACAGTTTCCATGACGACGTCATTCAGAGAAACCAACGGTTCATTCCATTCTTGAATCCCAGAACACCGAGGAAGCTAACACCTTACACCGTGGTGCTGCACGGCCCCGCGGGCGTGGGGAAAACCACACTGGCCAAAAAGTGTATGCTGGACTGGACAGACTGCAACCTCAGCCCGACTGTCAGATACGCTTTCTACCTCAGCTGCAAGGAGCTCAGCCGCATGGGCCCGTGCAGTTTTGCAGAGCTGATCTCCAAAGACTGGCCTGAATTGCAGGATGACATTCCAAGCATCCTAGCCCAAGCACAGAGAATCCTGTTCGTGGTCGACGGCCTTGATGAGCTGAAAGTCCCACCTGGGGCGCTGATCCAGGACATCTGCGGGGACTGGGAGCAGCAGAAGCCGGTGCCGGTCCTCCTGGGGAGTTTGCTGAAGAGGAAGATGTTACCCAAGGCAACCCTGCTGGTCACCACGCGGCCCAGGGCCCTGAGGGACCTCCAGCTCCTGGTGCAGCAGCCCATCTACATAAGGGTGGAGGGGTTCCTGGAGGAGGACAGGAGGGCCTATTTCCTGAGACACTTTGGAGACGAGGACCAAGCCATGCGTGCCTTTGAGTTGATGAGGAGCAACGCGGCCCTGTTCCAGCTGGGCTCGGCGCCCGCGGTGTGCTGGATCGTGTGCACGACTCTGAAGCTGCAGATGGAGAAGGGGGAGGACCCGGCCCCCACCTGCCTCACCAGCACGGGGCTGTTCCTGCGCTTCCTCTGCAGCCAGTTCCCGCAGGGCGCACAGCTCCGGGGCGCGCTGCGGGCGCTGAGCCTCCTGGCCGCGCAGAGTTTGTGGGCGCAGATGTCCGTGCTCCACGGAGAGGACCTGGAAAGGCTCGGGGTGCAGGAGTCCGACCTCCGCCTGTTCCTGGACAGAGACATCCTCCGCCAGGACAGAGTCTCCAAAGGCTGCTACTCCTtcatccacctcagcttccagcaGTTTCTCACTGCGCTGTTCTAcgccctggaggaggaggaggaggaggacagggacGGCCATGCCTGGGACATTGGGGACGTGCAGAAGCTGCTTTCCGAAGAAGAAAGACTCAAGAACCCCGACCTGATCCAAGTAGGGCACTTCTTGTTCGGCCTGGCTAATGAGAAGAGAGTCAAGGAGTTGGAGGCCACTTTTGGCTGCCAGATGTCACCGGAGATCAAACAGGAATTGCTGCGATGCAAAGCCAGTCTTCATGCCGATAAGCCCTTATCCATGACAGACCTGAAGGAGGTCTTGTGCTGCCTGTACGAGTCTCAGGAGGAGGAGCTGGCGAAGGTGGTGGTGGCCCCGCTCAAGAAAATTTCTATTAACTTGACAAATACTTCTGAAATGATGCACTGTTCCTTCAGCCTGAAGCATTGTCGAGACTTGGAGAAAGTCTCACTGCAGATAGCAAAGGGGGTGTTCCTGGAGAATTACGTGGATTTCGAAGCAGACATTGAATTTGAGAG CTCAAACAGCAATCTGAAGTTTCTAGAAGTGAAACAAAGCTTCCTGAGCGACTCTTCTGTGCGGATTCTTTGTGACCACATAACCCGTAGCACCTGCCATCTGCAGAAAGTGGA GATTAAAAACGTCACCCCTGACACTGCTTACCGGGACTTCTGTCTTGCTTTCATTGGGAAGAGGACCCTCACTCACCTGACCCTGGAAGGGCACATCGAGTGGGAACGCacgatgctgctgctgctgtgtgaTCTGCTCAGAAATCACAAATGCAACCTGCAGTACCTGAG GTTGGGAGGTCACTGTGCCACCTCGGAGCAGTGGGTTGATTTCTTCTATGTCCTCAAAGCCAACCAGTCCCTGAGGCACCTGCACCTCTCAGCCAGTGTGCTCCTGGACGAGGGTGCCAAGTTGCTGTACAAGACGATGACACACCCAAAACACTTCCTACAGATGTTGTC GTTAGAAAACTGTCGTCTTACAGAAGCCAGCTGCAAGGACCTTGCTGCTGTCTTGGTTGTCAGCCAGCAGCTGACACACCTGTGCTTGGCCAAGAACCCCATCGGGGATACAGGGGTGAAGTTTCTGTGTGAGGGCTTGAGTTACCCTGAGTGTAAACTGCAGGCCTTGGT GTTACAGCAATGCAGCATAACCAAGCGTGGCTGTAGATATCTCTCAGAGGCACTCCAAGAAGCTTGCAGCCTCACAAACCTGGACTTGAGTCTCAACCAGATAGCTCGTGGATTGTGGATTCTCTGTCAGGCGTTAGAGAATCCAAACTGTAACCTAAAACACCTACG CCTCTGGAGCTGCTCCCTCATGCCTTTCTATTGTCAGCATCTTGGATCTGCTCTCATCAGCAATCAGAAGCTTGAAACTCTGGACCTGGGCCAGAATCATTTGTGGAAGAGTGGCATAATTCAGCTCTTTAGGGTTCTAAGACAAAGAACTGGATCCTTGAAGACACTCAg GTTGAAGACCTATGAAACTAATTTGGAAATCAAGAAGCTGTTGGaggaagtgaaagaaaagaatCCTAAGCTGACAATTGACTGCAATGCTTCTGGGGCAACGGCACCTGCGTGCTGTGACTTTTTTTGCTGA
- the NLRP7 gene encoding NACHT, LRR and PYD domains-containing protein 7 isoform 2 (isoform 2 is encoded by transcript variant 2; The RefSeq protein has 16 substitutions, 2 frameshifts compared to this genomic sequence), giving the protein MTSPQLEWTLQTLLEQLNEDELKSFKSLLRALPLEDVLQKAPWSEVEEADGKKLAEILIHTSSENWIRSATVTVLEEMNLTELCKMAKSEMLEAGQVQEIDNPQLGDAEEDSELAKPGEKEGRRNSVQKQSLVWKNTFWQGDIDSFHDDVIQRNQRFIPFLNPRTPRKLTPYTVVLHGPAGVGKTTLAKKCMLDWTDCNLSPTVRYAFYLSCKELSRMGPCSFAELISKDWPELQDDIPHILAQAQRILFVVDGLDELKVPPGALIQDICGDWEQQKPVPVLLGSLLKRKMLPKATLLVTTRPRALRDLQLLVQQPIYIRVEGFLEEDRRAYFLRHFGDEDQAMRAFELMRSNAALFQLGSAPAVCWIVCTTLKLQMEKGEDPAPTCLTSTGLFLRFLCSQFPQGAQLRGALRALSLLAAQGLWAQMSVLHGEDLESAGVQESDLRPFLDRDILRQDGVAKGCYSFIHLSFQQFLTALFYALEKEEEEDRDGHAWDIGDVQKLLSEEERLKNPDLIQVGHFLFGLANEKRVKELEATFGCQMSPEIKQELLRCKASLHANKPLSMTDLKEVLCCLYESQEEELAKVVVAPLKKISINLTNTSEMMHCSFSLKHCRDLEKVSLQIAKGVFLENYVDFEPDIEFERCTYVTLPSWAQQDLRSLRLWTDFCSLFSSNSNLKFLEVKQSFLSDSSVRILCDHITRSTCHLQKVEIKNVTPDTAYRDFCLAFIGKRTLTHLTLEGHIEWERTMLLLLCDLLRNHKCNLQYLRLGGHCATSEQWVDFFYVLKANQSLRHLHLSASVLLDEGAKLLYKTMTHPKHFLQMLSLENCHLTEANCKDLAAVLVVSRELTHLCLAKNSLKDTGVKFLCEGLSYPECKLQALVLQQCSITKRGCRYLSEALQEACSLTNLDLSLNQIARGLWILCQALENPNCNLKHLRLKTYETNLEIKKLLEEVKEKNPKLTIDCNASGATAPACCDFFC; this is encoded by the exons AGGCCGGACAGGTGCAAGAAATAGATAACCCTCAGCTGGGAGATGCAGAAGAAGACTCAGAGTTAGAAAAGCCAG GTGAAAAGGAGGGACGGAGAAATTCAGTGCAGAAACAATCTTTGGTCTGGAAGAACACCTTTTGGCAAGGAGACATTGACAGTTTCCATGACGACGTCATTCAGAGAAACCAACGGTTCATTCCATTCTTGAATCCCAGAACACCGAGGAAGCTAACACCTTACACCGTGGTGCTGCACGGCCCCGCGGGCGTGGGGAAAACCACACTGGCCAAAAAGTGTATGCTGGACTGGACAGACTGCAACCTCAGCCCGACTGTCAGATACGCTTTCTACCTCAGCTGCAAGGAGCTCAGCCGCATGGGCCCGTGCAGTTTTGCAGAGCTGATCTCCAAAGACTGGCCTGAATTGCAGGATGACATTCCAAGCATCCTAGCCCAAGCACAGAGAATCCTGTTCGTGGTCGACGGCCTTGATGAGCTGAAAGTCCCACCTGGGGCGCTGATCCAGGACATCTGCGGGGACTGGGAGCAGCAGAAGCCGGTGCCGGTCCTCCTGGGGAGTTTGCTGAAGAGGAAGATGTTACCCAAGGCAACCCTGCTGGTCACCACGCGGCCCAGGGCCCTGAGGGACCTCCAGCTCCTGGTGCAGCAGCCCATCTACATAAGGGTGGAGGGGTTCCTGGAGGAGGACAGGAGGGCCTATTTCCTGAGACACTTTGGAGACGAGGACCAAGCCATGCGTGCCTTTGAGTTGATGAGGAGCAACGCGGCCCTGTTCCAGCTGGGCTCGGCGCCCGCGGTGTGCTGGATCGTGTGCACGACTCTGAAGCTGCAGATGGAGAAGGGGGAGGACCCGGCCCCCACCTGCCTCACCAGCACGGGGCTGTTCCTGCGCTTCCTCTGCAGCCAGTTCCCGCAGGGCGCACAGCTCCGGGGCGCGCTGCGGGCGCTGAGCCTCCTGGCCGCGCAGAGTTTGTGGGCGCAGATGTCCGTGCTCCACGGAGAGGACCTGGAAAGGCTCGGGGTGCAGGAGTCCGACCTCCGCCTGTTCCTGGACAGAGACATCCTCCGCCAGGACAGAGTCTCCAAAGGCTGCTACTCCTtcatccacctcagcttccagcaGTTTCTCACTGCGCTGTTCTAcgccctggaggaggaggaggaggaggacagggacGGCCATGCCTGGGACATTGGGGACGTGCAGAAGCTGCTTTCCGAAGAAGAAAGACTCAAGAACCCCGACCTGATCCAAGTAGGGCACTTCTTGTTCGGCCTGGCTAATGAGAAGAGAGTCAAGGAGTTGGAGGCCACTTTTGGCTGCCAGATGTCACCGGAGATCAAACAGGAATTGCTGCGATGCAAAGCCAGTCTTCATGCCGATAAGCCCTTATCCATGACAGACCTGAAGGAGGTCTTGTGCTGCCTGTACGAGTCTCAGGAGGAGGAGCTGGCGAAGGTGGTGGTGGCCCCGCTCAAGAAAATTTCTATTAACTTGACAAATACTTCTGAAATGATGCACTGTTCCTTCAGCCTGAAGCATTGTCGAGACTTGGAGAAAGTCTCACTGCAGATAGCAAAGGGGGTGTTCCTGGAGAATTACGTGGATTTCGAAGCAGACATTGAATTTGAGAG GTGCACCTACGTAACGCTTCCCAGCTGGGCTCAGCAGGATCTTCGCTCTCTTCGCCTCTGGACGGATTTCTGCTCTCTCTTCAGCTCAAACAGCAATCTGAAGTTTCTAGAAGTGAAACAAAGCTTCCTGAGCGACTCTTCTGTGCGGATTCTTTGTGACCACATAACCCGTAGCACCTGCCATCTGCAGAAAGTGGA GATTAAAAACGTCACCCCTGACACTGCTTACCGGGACTTCTGTCTTGCTTTCATTGGGAAGAGGACCCTCACTCACCTGACCCTGGAAGGGCACATCGAGTGGGAACGCacgatgctgctgctgctgtgtgaTCTGCTCAGAAATCACAAATGCAACCTGCAGTACCTGAG GTTGGGAGGTCACTGTGCCACCTCGGAGCAGTGGGTTGATTTCTTCTATGTCCTCAAAGCCAACCAGTCCCTGAGGCACCTGCACCTCTCAGCCAGTGTGCTCCTGGACGAGGGTGCCAAGTTGCTGTACAAGACGATGACACACCCAAAACACTTCCTACAGATGTTGTC GTTAGAAAACTGTCGTCTTACAGAAGCCAGCTGCAAGGACCTTGCTGCTGTCTTGGTTGTCAGCCAGCAGCTGACACACCTGTGCTTGGCCAAGAACCCCATCGGGGATACAGGGGTGAAGTTTCTGTGTGAGGGCTTGAGTTACCCTGAGTGTAAACTGCAGGCCTTGGT GTTACAGCAATGCAGCATAACCAAGCGTGGCTGTAGATATCTCTCAGAGGCACTCCAAGAAGCTTGCAGCCTCACAAACCTGGACTTGAGTCTCAACCAGATAGCTCGTGGATTGTGGATTCTCTGTCAGGCGTTAGAGAATCCAAACTGTAACCTAAAACACCTACG GTTGAAGACCTATGAAACTAATTTGGAAATCAAGAAGCTGTTGGaggaagtgaaagaaaagaatCCTAAGCTGACAATTGACTGCAATGCTTCTGGGGCAACGGCACCTGCGTGCTGTGACTTTTTTTGCTGA
- the NLRP7 gene encoding NACHT, LRR and PYD domains-containing protein 7 isoform X5, translating to MTSPQLEWTLQTLLEQLNEDELKSFKSLLRALPLEDVLQKAPWSEVEEADGKKLAEILIHTSSENWIRSATVTVLEEMNLTELCKMAKSEMLEAGQVQEIDNPQLGDAEEDSELEKPGEKEGRRNSVQKQSLVWKNTFWQGDIDSFHDDVIQRNQRFIPFLNPRTPRKLTPYTVVLHGPAGVGKTTLAKKCMLDWTDCNLSPTVRYAFYLSCKELSRMGPCSFAELISKDWPELQDDIPSILAQAQRILFVVDGLDELKVPPGALIQDICGDWEQQKPVPVLLGSLLKRKMLPKATLLVTTRPRALRDLQLLVQQPIYIRVEGFLEEDRRAYFLRHFGDEDQAMRAFELMRSNAALFQLGSAPAVCWIVCTTLKLQMEKGEDPAPTCLTSTGLFLRFLCSQFPQGAQLRGALRALSLLAAQSLWAQMSVLHGEDLERLGVQESDLRLFLDRDILRQDRVSKGCYSFIHLSFQQFLTALFYALEEEEEEDRDGHAWDIGDVQKLLSEEERLKNPDLIQVGHFLFGLANEKRVKELEATFGCQMSPEIKQELLRCKASLHADKPLSMTDLKEVLCCLYESQEEELAKVVVAPLKKISINLTNTSEMMHCSFSLKHCRDLEKVSLQIAKGVFLENYVDFEADIEFERCTYVTLPSWAQQDLRSLRLWTDFCSLFSSNSNLKFLEVKQSFLSDSSVRILCDHITRSTCHLQKVEIKNVTPDTAYRDFCLAFIGKRTLTHLTLEGHIEWERTMLLLLCDLLRNHKCNLQYLRLGGHCATSEQWVDFFYVLKANQSLRHLHLSASVLLDEGAKLLYKTMTHPKHFLQMLSLENCRLTEASCKDLAAVLVVSQQLTHLCLAKNPIGDTGVKFLCEGLSYPECKLQALVLQQCSITKRGCRYLSEALQEACSLTNLDLSLNQIARGLWILCQALENPNCNLKHLRLWSCSLMPFYCQHLGSALISNQKLETLDLGQNHLWKSGIIQLFRVLRQRTGSLKTLRLKTYETNLEIKKLLEEVKEKNPKLTIDCNASGATAPACCDFFC from the exons AGGCCGGACAGGTGCAAGAAATAGATAACCCTCAGCTGGGAGATGCAGAAGAAGACTCAGAGTTAGAAAAGCCAG GTGAAAAGGAGGGACGGAGAAATTCAGTGCAGAAACAATCTTTGGTCTGGAAGAACACCTTTTGGCAAGGAGACATTGACAGTTTCCATGACGACGTCATTCAGAGAAACCAACGGTTCATTCCATTCTTGAATCCCAGAACACCGAGGAAGCTAACACCTTACACCGTGGTGCTGCACGGCCCCGCGGGCGTGGGGAAAACCACACTGGCCAAAAAGTGTATGCTGGACTGGACAGACTGCAACCTCAGCCCGACTGTCAGATACGCTTTCTACCTCAGCTGCAAGGAGCTCAGCCGCATGGGCCCGTGCAGTTTTGCAGAGCTGATCTCCAAAGACTGGCCTGAATTGCAGGATGACATTCCAAGCATCCTAGCCCAAGCACAGAGAATCCTGTTCGTGGTCGACGGCCTTGATGAGCTGAAAGTCCCACCTGGGGCGCTGATCCAGGACATCTGCGGGGACTGGGAGCAGCAGAAGCCGGTGCCGGTCCTCCTGGGGAGTTTGCTGAAGAGGAAGATGTTACCCAAGGCAACCCTGCTGGTCACCACGCGGCCCAGGGCCCTGAGGGACCTCCAGCTCCTGGTGCAGCAGCCCATCTACATAAGGGTGGAGGGGTTCCTGGAGGAGGACAGGAGGGCCTATTTCCTGAGACACTTTGGAGACGAGGACCAAGCCATGCGTGCCTTTGAGTTGATGAGGAGCAACGCGGCCCTGTTCCAGCTGGGCTCGGCGCCCGCGGTGTGCTGGATCGTGTGCACGACTCTGAAGCTGCAGATGGAGAAGGGGGAGGACCCGGCCCCCACCTGCCTCACCAGCACGGGGCTGTTCCTGCGCTTCCTCTGCAGCCAGTTCCCGCAGGGCGCACAGCTCCGGGGCGCGCTGCGGGCGCTGAGCCTCCTGGCCGCGCAGAGTTTGTGGGCGCAGATGTCCGTGCTCCACGGAGAGGACCTGGAAAGGCTCGGGGTGCAGGAGTCCGACCTCCGCCTGTTCCTGGACAGAGACATCCTCCGCCAGGACAGAGTCTCCAAAGGCTGCTACTCCTtcatccacctcagcttccagcaGTTTCTCACTGCGCTGTTCTAcgccctggaggaggaggaggaggaggacagggacGGCCATGCCTGGGACATTGGGGACGTGCAGAAGCTGCTTTCCGAAGAAGAAAGACTCAAGAACCCCGACCTGATCCAAGTAGGGCACTTCTTGTTCGGCCTGGCTAATGAGAAGAGAGTCAAGGAGTTGGAGGCCACTTTTGGCTGCCAGATGTCACCGGAGATCAAACAGGAATTGCTGCGATGCAAAGCCAGTCTTCATGCCGATAAGCCCTTATCCATGACAGACCTGAAGGAGGTCTTGTGCTGCCTGTACGAGTCTCAGGAGGAGGAGCTGGCGAAGGTGGTGGTGGCCCCGCTCAAGAAAATTTCTATTAACTTGACAAATACTTCTGAAATGATGCACTGTTCCTTCAGCCTGAAGCATTGTCGAGACTTGGAGAAAGTCTCACTGCAGATAGCAAAGGGGGTGTTCCTGGAGAATTACGTGGATTTCGAAGCAGACATTGAATTTGAGAG GTGCACCTACGTAACGCTTCCCAGCTGGGCTCAGCAGGATCTTCGCTCTCTTCGCCTCTGGACGGATTTCTGCTCTCTCTTCAGCTCAAACAGCAATCTGAAGTTTCTAGAAGTGAAACAAAGCTTCCTGAGCGACTCTTCTGTGCGGATTCTTTGTGACCACATAACCCGTAGCACCTGCCATCTGCAGAAAGTGGA GATTAAAAACGTCACCCCTGACACTGCTTACCGGGACTTCTGTCTTGCTTTCATTGGGAAGAGGACCCTCACTCACCTGACCCTGGAAGGGCACATCGAGTGGGAACGCacgatgctgctgctgctgtgtgaTCTGCTCAGAAATCACAAATGCAACCTGCAGTACCTGAG GTTGGGAGGTCACTGTGCCACCTCGGAGCAGTGGGTTGATTTCTTCTATGTCCTCAAAGCCAACCAGTCCCTGAGGCACCTGCACCTCTCAGCCAGTGTGCTCCTGGACGAGGGTGCCAAGTTGCTGTACAAGACGATGACACACCCAAAACACTTCCTACAGATGTTGTC GTTAGAAAACTGTCGTCTTACAGAAGCCAGCTGCAAGGACCTTGCTGCTGTCTTGGTTGTCAGCCAGCAGCTGACACACCTGTGCTTGGCCAAGAACCCCATCGGGGATACAGGGGTGAAGTTTCTGTGTGAGGGCTTGAGTTACCCTGAGTGTAAACTGCAGGCCTTGGT GTTACAGCAATGCAGCATAACCAAGCGTGGCTGTAGATATCTCTCAGAGGCACTCCAAGAAGCTTGCAGCCTCACAAACCTGGACTTGAGTCTCAACCAGATAGCTCGTGGATTGTGGATTCTCTGTCAGGCGTTAGAGAATCCAAACTGTAACCTAAAACACCTACG CCTCTGGAGCTGCTCCCTCATGCCTTTCTATTGTCAGCATCTTGGATCTGCTCTCATCAGCAATCAGAAGCTTGAAACTCTGGACCTGGGCCAGAATCATTTGTGGAAGAGTGGCATAATTCAGCTCTTTAGGGTTCTAAGACAAAGAACTGGATCCTTGAAGACACTCAg GTTGAAGACCTATGAAACTAATTTGGAAATCAAGAAGCTGTTGGaggaagtgaaagaaaagaatCCTAAGCTGACAATTGACTGCAATGCTTCTGGGGCAACGGCACCTGCGTGCTGTGACTTTTTTTGCTGA